A portion of the Acidisarcina polymorpha genome contains these proteins:
- a CDS encoding class I SAM-dependent methyltransferase, whose amino-acid sequence MALEVQEEFGQIDIYVFDQILRGNIGRGMRVLDAGCGYGRNLVHLLRQGCEVFALDADPNGVDHVRQLSRSLGTRLPAENFQVGLIERMPFPEAFADVVMCNSVLHFARDEDHFRMMLSELWRVLRPGGMLFCRLGSRIGMDFEWVRDNIYVVGDGSEWFLVDEEMLLELGREMNAVLVDPLKTTIVQDYRCMTTWVQRKRF is encoded by the coding sequence ATGGCGCTAGAGGTTCAAGAGGAGTTCGGACAGATCGACATCTATGTCTTCGATCAAATTCTTCGAGGGAACATTGGCCGTGGAATGCGGGTGCTTGATGCCGGCTGCGGATATGGACGGAATTTAGTCCATTTACTGAGACAAGGGTGTGAAGTATTTGCACTGGACGCCGATCCAAACGGCGTCGATCATGTTCGTCAGCTATCGAGGTCTCTGGGAACTCGACTTCCTGCCGAGAATTTCCAAGTCGGACTGATTGAGCGGATGCCTTTCCCGGAAGCGTTTGCCGACGTAGTGATGTGCAACTCCGTGCTTCACTTTGCCAGGGATGAAGATCACTTCAGGATGATGTTGTCCGAGTTGTGGCGTGTCCTAAGGCCCGGAGGCATGCTCTTTTGCCGCTTAGGTTCAAGGATCGGAATGGACTTCGAATGGGTGCGGGACAATATTTATGTCGTAGGAGATGGTTCAGAATGGTTTTTGGTGGATGAGGAGATGCTTTTAGAACTTGGCCGAGAGATGAATGCCGTTCTCGTCGATCCATTGAAAACCACGATTGTTCAAGACTATCGCTGCATGACCACCTGGGTACAACGAAAGAGATTCTAA
- a CDS encoding glycoside hydrolase family 32 protein, translated as MHDPLRPQFHLLPRANWMNDPCAPRFFRGEYHMFFQYNPGAAVWGDMHWGHAKSSDLIHWTHLPIALSPTRGSYDAFGCFTGSALPGMEIPTILYTGVTKVTPDQETIRGEGIREVQCMATSEDESLRLWKKLEKPLLDGPPAGLKVTGFRDPCPWRDGDTWYMAIGSGFSKQGGAVLLYRSSDGLDWSYLHPLAQGEWNGGTQTNPVDTGEMWECPDFFQLGTKYILLYSTERKVYWQVGEFDKRELKFHAETSGLLDHGSYYAMKTMVDGKGRRILWGWIQETRSAEQCLAAGWAGAMSLPRLLTLTDDNKLRMEIPPEFSSVCREISRPPSTLHADASAGLPLPNRSARIALALDTMAGPCSLAIRDAERTDNPPLLAIRYDPAAKPSISVAERNIPLFPDRKGISNLDIWIDGSVIEIFVDRRQVITLRCYEPGMNLHAAWLGSANALKALQVSAVSPISADRLTGFGGRL; from the coding sequence ATGCATGATCCACTGCGGCCGCAGTTCCATTTGCTGCCTAGGGCAAACTGGATGAACGACCCTTGCGCGCCCCGGTTTTTCCGCGGCGAGTACCACATGTTCTTTCAGTACAATCCTGGTGCTGCGGTGTGGGGCGATATGCACTGGGGTCATGCCAAAAGCTCCGATCTCATTCACTGGACTCATTTGCCCATTGCGTTGTCGCCGACTCGAGGCTCGTATGACGCATTTGGGTGTTTCACCGGAAGCGCGCTACCGGGGATGGAAATACCCACCATCCTGTACACCGGAGTCACCAAGGTCACGCCCGACCAGGAGACGATCCGGGGAGAGGGCATCCGCGAAGTTCAATGCATGGCTACGTCAGAAGATGAGAGTCTGCGTCTCTGGAAGAAGCTGGAGAAGCCTCTGCTGGACGGACCGCCAGCCGGTCTCAAAGTAACGGGATTCCGCGACCCCTGCCCTTGGAGGGACGGTGACACTTGGTATATGGCCATAGGATCTGGGTTCTCGAAGCAAGGCGGGGCAGTTCTGCTCTATCGATCCTCAGACGGACTCGACTGGTCCTACCTGCACCCGCTTGCGCAGGGGGAGTGGAATGGTGGAACACAGACCAATCCCGTCGATACGGGCGAGATGTGGGAGTGTCCGGATTTCTTTCAGTTAGGCACGAAGTATATCTTGCTCTACTCGACGGAGCGCAAGGTCTATTGGCAGGTTGGTGAGTTCGACAAACGCGAGCTTAAGTTTCATGCTGAAACCAGTGGGCTTCTCGATCACGGTTCTTACTACGCCATGAAGACAATGGTGGACGGCAAAGGCCGGCGTATTCTCTGGGGCTGGATCCAGGAGACACGCTCTGCCGAGCAATGTCTTGCGGCCGGCTGGGCTGGCGCCATGTCGCTGCCTCGACTTCTCACGCTTACTGACGACAATAAACTGAGGATGGAAATCCCGCCAGAGTTTTCGTCTGTGTGCCGGGAGATCAGCAGGCCGCCTTCCACTCTCCACGCTGATGCGAGCGCTGGGCTGCCTCTTCCAAATCGGAGCGCCCGGATCGCCTTGGCGCTCGACACCATGGCGGGCCCCTGTAGCCTCGCAATTCGAGATGCCGAACGAACAGATAACCCGCCCCTGCTGGCCATTAGATACGACCCTGCTGCAAAACCCTCAATTTCGGTAGCCGAGCGAAATATCCCCTTGTTCCCCGACCGTAAAGGAATCTCCAACCTCGATATCTGGATAGACGGTTCAGTCATTGAGATTTTTGTCGATCGTCGGCAGGTGATCACGTTACGTTGTTATGAACCTGGGATGAACCTGCACGCGGCCTGGTTGGGATCGGCAAATGCGCTGAAGGCTCTGCAGGTTTCCGCCGTGTCACCAATATCTGCTGACCGTCTCACCGGTTTTGGAGGGCGCCTTTGA
- a CDS encoding universal stress protein, with protein sequence MATLAPARIVMERILVPIDFSDISERALDYAKGIARYYGSKIFLAHVDRPINPVAPAEGIWIDEAAEQQRVEEMLEEYGAELRSEGLRAQSISLCGTVREQIPALASNERVDLIVLGTHGRRGVERVLFGSESEAVLRNTKCPVLIVGPAAPSAGETAWHPKDIICASDLDPASTASAAYAFLLARAYKSRFTLLYVEESEKKNGAGVEPFKKALKAFLPEAQEATGALFIETAKGSVSSAIVNLAKDQHSDLIVMGAHDGSAAGTHFWPRVTAKVFAEAPCPVMVFRQ encoded by the coding sequence ATGGCGACTCTAGCTCCTGCGAGAATCGTGATGGAACGAATCCTGGTTCCGATAGACTTCTCTGACATCTCAGAGCGTGCACTCGACTACGCGAAGGGCATCGCTAGATACTATGGCTCCAAGATCTTCCTTGCTCATGTGGATCGGCCAATCAACCCGGTAGCTCCTGCTGAAGGAATATGGATAGACGAGGCGGCCGAACAACAGCGGGTCGAAGAAATGTTGGAGGAGTATGGCGCAGAGCTTCGCTCCGAGGGTCTCAGAGCGCAGTCTATCTCTCTTTGTGGAACCGTCAGGGAGCAAATTCCTGCACTCGCTAGCAACGAGCGAGTCGATTTGATCGTGCTCGGAACTCACGGGAGGAGGGGAGTGGAACGCGTGCTTTTTGGTTCTGAATCCGAGGCTGTTCTACGAAACACGAAGTGTCCCGTCTTGATCGTCGGGCCGGCTGCTCCGAGCGCCGGGGAAACGGCATGGCATCCCAAGGATATTATTTGCGCCAGCGATCTTGACCCTGCCTCGACTGCTTCGGCAGCTTATGCCTTCCTGCTTGCGCGCGCTTATAAGTCGAGATTCACGCTTCTTTACGTCGAAGAATCTGAGAAGAAAAACGGCGCTGGAGTTGAGCCCTTCAAGAAGGCCTTGAAGGCGTTCCTGCCGGAGGCCCAGGAAGCGACCGGGGCCCTGTTTATTGAGACCGCGAAGGGTTCCGTGAGCTCCGCAATCGTCAACCTGGCTAAGGACCAGCATTCTGACCTCATTGTCATGGGGGCGCATGATGGCTCGGCAGCTGGGACTCATTTTTGGCCCCGAGTTACCGCGAAAGTATTTGCGGAGGCGCCTTGTCCGGTAATGGTCTTCCGCCAGTAA
- a CDS encoding TIGR03118 family protein produces MKSLQRIAASTSVALSLASVAFGQNYTQTNLVSNVSGVAPVTDPQLVNSWGLTRTSSSVWWVSDNATGVSTLYNGVGQKQSLVVTIPPADPTNKLTPNGSPTGVVANGSATEFKIAPGDPAVFIFSTIDGTIAAWNPKVNLAKGQAAPSTHAITVAKGATGSVYTGLTSGFINGKRFLYAANFGRGRVDVYDTAFFPVTLHRSGSDGDRHDEYRNPSDNEPFVDDQLPPDFVPFNVQAIGDDIVVTYVLHLQGSPVETDGPGLGYVDIYSSSGKLLNRLEHGDWLNAPWGVALAPLDFGRFSHHLLVGQFAGGGTTQSSGLIAAYDLATGRFDGVLQDAGGKPLSIQGIWALSPANLSPATVDPDQEPASEIYFTAAPNHGTGGLFGYLNAVSDELTEGSVQ; encoded by the coding sequence ATGAAGTCATTACAGCGAATCGCGGCCAGTACATCGGTGGCCTTGTCTCTAGCAAGCGTAGCTTTTGGGCAAAATTACACCCAGACTAACCTTGTTTCTAACGTCTCGGGAGTTGCTCCGGTCACTGATCCGCAGCTCGTCAATTCATGGGGACTTACTCGCACTTCTTCTAGTGTCTGGTGGGTGTCTGACAATGCAACGGGAGTGTCCACTCTTTATAACGGAGTAGGCCAGAAGCAGTCTTTGGTAGTAACGATTCCTCCTGCTGATCCGACGAATAAGTTGACGCCGAATGGAAGTCCAACCGGCGTCGTCGCTAACGGCAGCGCTACCGAGTTCAAGATAGCGCCCGGCGATCCGGCGGTCTTCATTTTTTCGACAATCGACGGGACGATTGCCGCCTGGAACCCGAAGGTGAACCTGGCCAAAGGTCAGGCGGCGCCTTCGACCCACGCCATCACCGTCGCCAAAGGCGCGACTGGATCCGTCTACACTGGACTCACGAGCGGATTCATCAACGGCAAGCGTTTTCTATATGCTGCGAATTTCGGCAGAGGGCGGGTGGACGTCTACGATACCGCGTTCTTCCCCGTCACGCTGCACCGGTCAGGCAGTGACGGAGACCGTCACGACGAGTACCGCAATCCGTCCGACAACGAACCGTTTGTCGACGACCAGCTACCGCCCGACTTCGTACCCTTCAACGTGCAGGCCATCGGCGATGACATCGTGGTGACTTATGTGCTTCACCTGCAAGGATCTCCTGTTGAAACTGATGGCCCGGGTCTCGGCTATGTGGACATTTACAGTTCGTCCGGCAAGCTGCTGAACCGGCTTGAACACGGGGACTGGCTGAACGCTCCATGGGGCGTCGCTTTGGCTCCTCTGGACTTCGGACGCTTTAGCCACCACCTATTGGTCGGGCAGTTCGCCGGCGGCGGGACCACCCAATCGAGCGGACTCATCGCTGCTTACGATCTCGCTACGGGAAGATTCGACGGAGTGCTTCAAGATGCTGGTGGAAAGCCGCTTTCGATCCAAGGGATCTGGGCGCTCAGCCCGGCGAACCTCAGCCCCGCCACCGTCGACCCGGATCAGGAGCCTGCGTCGGAGATCTATTTCACCGCGGCTCCGAATCACGGCACTGGCGGTCTCTTCGGCTACTTGAATGCGGTCTCTGATGAGTTGACCGAAGGAAGCGTCCAGTAA